Within Bdellovibrionales bacterium, the genomic segment TTCAGACACAAACTTCTTAAACAAATTGAGGCAGTTTTCGGTTCGAGTGGGATCTGTCGCCGGGGCGGTGGAAGATTTTGTCGAGCACAACATTATTGAGAGAGAGAAACTGGATCACGAGATGAAGAGTCTTCTCTTTGGGATTGAAAAATTCGTGAAAGAGAACCTTGCCAAAGGAATCTCAAAGGGACTTCAAAATATCGAAGACCTTTCGCACGCTTCCAAAACAGTGGAGCTGAAAGTGAAAACCTGGCCTCATTTCAAAGGTGACTTGCCAAGTTATCAGTCAGCTCTGGCAAGTGGCTTTGATGTAAGAGCTCAATTGAGTGAGCCCATTAAAATAGCTCCTGGAGAGAGGGTTTTGGTGCCGACGGGTCTCAGTTTCTCCATTCCTCCTAATTTTGAACTGCAGATGAGACCTCGTTCCGGCTGGGCCATTCGTGATGGAATCACTCTTCTTAATTCACCTGGAACAATTGATGCTGACTATCGAGGTGAAGTGAAGCTTGTTGTTGTGAATCTGGGAGAGTCGGAGGTTATGGTTAAGGACCAGGATCGAATTGCTCAAGGGGTTCTTTGCCCTGTCTTTCAAGCTTGTTTAACTTTAACGACTGAACTTGATTCAACTTCGCGGAGTGATGGTGGCTTTGGCAGTACGGGAAAATGAAATAAAGGAAACTTGCTTCCGCTTCCATATTTGGCCATGGAACAGACTTGTTTTTAACTTCTTTTTAGAGCCTCTAGTTTTTTCTGAATAGCGTCTCGGAATTTTCTTTGATTGCCATCTGCCAAGAAAACAATCAGAAACAGAATAGCAAGAGCAAAAAATAACCAAACTGCAATGGGGAGAAGATC encodes:
- the dut gene encoding dUTP diphosphatase; translation: MKSLLFGIEKFVKENLAKGISKGLQNIEDLSHASKTVELKVKTWPHFKGDLPSYQSALASGFDVRAQLSEPIKIAPGERVLVPTGLSFSIPPNFELQMRPRSGWAIRDGITLLNSPGTIDADYRGEVKLVVVNLGESEVMVKDQDRIAQGVLCPVFQACLTLTTELDSTSRSDGGFGSTGK